One Phaseolus vulgaris cultivar G19833 chromosome 11, P. vulgaris v2.0, whole genome shotgun sequence genomic window carries:
- the LOC137834275 gene encoding uncharacterized protein yields MIRKLGDLEGQPTKMQLQLADRSIKYPYGVVEDIMVKVDKFMFPVDFVVMDIKKDEEVPLILDRPFMKTARIVVDVDKGELQLRAQNEDVTFHLFDGLKNFKAGEECVQKDATKGVFHLEINRRRQAR; encoded by the coding sequence ATGATAAGGAAGTTAGGTGATTTGGAGGGGCAACCCACCAAGATGCAGTTGCAATTAGCAGATAGATCCATCAAATATCcatatggtgtggttgaagacATTATGGTAAAGGTGGATAAGTTCATGTTCCCTGTGGATTTTGTTGTCATGGACATAAAAAAAGATGAAGAGGTTCCCTTAATACTTGACAGACCCTTTATGAAGACTGCTAGAATTGTAGTTGATGTTGACAAAGGAGAACTTCAACTTAGAGCTCAAAATGAGGATGTAACTTTTCATCTTTTTGATGGTCTTAAAAATTTTAAGGCAGGGGAAGAATGCGTACAAAAGGAtgcaacaaagggagtttttcaCCTTGAAATAAACCGGCGTcgtcaagctagatga